Proteins encoded in a region of the Homo sapiens chromosome 9, GRCh38.p14 Primary Assembly genome:
- the CD274 gene encoding programmed cell death 1 ligand 1 isoform b precursor (isoform b precursor is encoded by transcript variant 2), with product MRIFAVFIFMTYWHLLNAPYNKINQRILVVDPVTSEHELTCQAEGYPKAEVIWTSSDHQVLSGKTTTTNSKREEKLFNVTSTLRINTTTNEIFYCTFRRLDPEENHTAELVIPELPLAHPPNERTHLVILGAILLCLGVALTFIFRLRKGRMMDVKKCGIQDTNSKKQSDTHLEET from the exons CCCCATACAACAAAATCAACCAAAGAATTTTGGTTGTGGATCCAGTCACCTCTGAACATGAACTGACATGTCAGGCTGAGGGCTACCCCAAGGCCGAAGTCATCTGGACAAGCAGTGACCATCAAGTCCTGAGTGGTAAGACCACCACCACCAATTCCAAGAGAGAGGAGAAGCTTTTCAATGTGACCAGCACACTGAGAATCAACACAACAACTAATGAGATTTTCTACTGCACTTTTAGGAGATTAGATCCTGAGGAAAACCATACAGCTGAATTGGTCATCCCAG aactaCCTCTGGCACATCCTCCAAATGAAAGGACTCACTTGGTAATTCTGGGAGCCATCTTATTATGCCTTGGTGTAGCACTGACATTCATCTTCCGTTTAAGAAAAG gGAGAATGATGGATGTGAAAAAATGTGGCATCCAAGATACAAACTCAAAGAAGCAAAGTG ATACACATTTGGAGGAGACGTAA